A genome region from Geodermatophilus bullaregiensis includes the following:
- a CDS encoding glutamate ABC transporter substrate-binding protein, whose product MRSTRRFAAFAALGLTLAACSSEAGSQAADQAESTAEVQEDVSFDAGTTMAELNEAGSITIGTKFDQPGFGLLNPQSGDPEGFDVEIAKLVAAELGIAEGDINWTETVSANREPFIQNGQVDMVVATYTINDARKQVVDFAGPYYVAGQDIMVAAGNPEGIEGPEDLAGKSVCSVEGSTPAQNIRDNYPEAQLVTYDVYSKCADDLANGNVQAVTTDNVILTGLVAGNPEGFELVGNPFTEEPYGIGLQLGDTEFRDFVNTVLEESFEDGRWADAWDRTAGRITGEEAPEPPMVDRY is encoded by the coding sequence ATGCGCAGCACCCGACGGTTCGCGGCGTTCGCCGCACTCGGCCTCACCCTCGCCGCCTGCTCCAGCGAGGCGGGCAGTCAGGCCGCCGACCAGGCCGAGAGCACCGCCGAGGTGCAGGAGGACGTCTCGTTCGACGCCGGCACCACCATGGCCGAGCTCAACGAGGCCGGTTCCATCACCATCGGCACCAAGTTCGACCAGCCCGGCTTCGGCCTGCTCAACCCGCAGAGCGGCGACCCCGAGGGCTTCGACGTCGAGATCGCCAAGCTCGTGGCCGCCGAGCTCGGCATCGCCGAGGGCGACATCAACTGGACCGAGACGGTGTCGGCCAACCGCGAGCCGTTCATCCAGAACGGCCAGGTCGACATGGTCGTGGCGACGTACACGATCAACGACGCCCGCAAGCAGGTCGTCGACTTCGCCGGGCCGTACTACGTCGCCGGCCAGGACATCATGGTCGCCGCCGGCAACCCCGAGGGCATCGAGGGCCCCGAGGACCTCGCCGGCAAGAGCGTCTGCTCCGTGGAGGGCTCGACGCCCGCGCAGAACATCCGGGACAACTACCCCGAGGCCCAGCTGGTCACCTACGACGTCTACTCCAAGTGCGCCGACGACCTGGCCAACGGCAACGTGCAGGCGGTGACGACGGACAACGTCATCCTGACCGGCCTGGTCGCCGGCAACCCCGAGGGCTTCGAGCTGGTCGGCAACCCGTTCACCGAGGAGCCGTACGGCATCGGCCTGCAGCTGGGTGACACCGAGTTCCGCGACTTCGTCAACACGGTCCTCGAGGAGTCCTTCGAGGACGGCCGCTGGGCCGACGCCTGGGACCGCACCGCCGGCCGGATCACCGGCGAGGAGGCCCCCGAGCCCCCGATGGTCGACCGCTACTGA
- a CDS encoding amino acid ABC transporter permease — MQFLSDNADLLWSAFLTTLSLAVVSGVCALVLGTVLAAMRVSPVAPLRGLATFYVEVFRNTPLTVVFFFLAFGIVQIDLQFPSRFITAVAALSLYTAAFVCEALRSGINAVPPGQAEAARALGLTFGQSLRQVVLPQAFRTVVPPLGNVWIALAKNTSIAAGFAVTDLTAALQRLANANADQLLAVFAAVVLGYLVITLPSAWLIRAIETRVAIVR; from the coding sequence GTGCAGTTCCTCAGCGACAACGCAGACCTGTTGTGGAGCGCGTTCCTGACGACGCTCTCGCTCGCGGTCGTGAGCGGCGTGTGCGCCCTGGTGCTCGGCACCGTGCTCGCCGCGATGCGGGTCAGCCCCGTGGCGCCGCTGCGGGGCCTGGCGACCTTCTACGTGGAGGTCTTCCGCAACACGCCGCTCACCGTCGTCTTCTTCTTCCTGGCCTTCGGCATCGTGCAGATCGACCTGCAGTTCCCGAGCCGGTTCATCACCGCCGTCGCTGCGCTGTCGCTCTACACCGCCGCGTTCGTCTGCGAGGCGCTGCGCTCGGGCATCAACGCCGTCCCGCCGGGCCAGGCCGAGGCCGCCCGCGCGCTCGGTCTGACGTTCGGGCAGTCGCTGCGCCAGGTCGTGCTGCCCCAGGCGTTCCGCACCGTGGTCCCGCCCCTGGGCAACGTCTGGATCGCGCTGGCGAAGAACACCTCGATCGCCGCGGGCTTCGCCGTCACCGACCTCACCGCCGCGCTGCAGCGGCTGGCCAACGCCAACGCCGACCAGCTCCTGGCCGTCTTCGCCGCGGTCGTCCTCGGCTACCTCGTCATCACGCTGCCCTCCGCCTGGCTGATCCGGGCCATCGAGACCCGGGTGGCGATCGTCCGATGA
- a CDS encoding amino acid ABC transporter permease, with protein MSTSVLFDLPGPSARRRQRIGTAVGALVVLGLIGLVLWRLGANGQLQPDRWAVLFDPASGVPQALGDGLVNTLAVAAVGMVAATVLGALLAVGRLSDHAWVRIPVGVVIEFFRAVPLLILILFCLLFLPTVGVPMTAFRALALGLTLYNMAVLAEIFRAGILSVDRGQREAAFALGMRKTQVMTLVLLPQAVRRMLPVLVAQLVVLLKDSSLGFIVGYVELLRTARSLVEFFNFQFGSQYTFQLYVAAGLIYIVLNVVLSQLARTIEKRTRSSSKTAAAKEIELPADVQMGGGGGPV; from the coding sequence ATGAGCACTAGCGTCCTGTTCGACCTGCCCGGTCCGAGCGCCCGCCGGCGCCAGCGCATCGGCACCGCCGTCGGCGCGCTGGTCGTCCTCGGTCTGATCGGCCTGGTGCTGTGGCGGCTGGGCGCCAACGGTCAGCTGCAGCCCGACCGCTGGGCGGTGCTGTTCGACCCCGCCTCGGGCGTGCCGCAGGCCCTCGGTGACGGCCTGGTCAACACCCTCGCGGTCGCGGCGGTCGGCATGGTGGCGGCCACCGTGCTCGGCGCCCTGCTGGCCGTCGGACGGCTCTCCGACCACGCCTGGGTGCGCATCCCCGTCGGCGTGGTGATCGAGTTCTTCCGCGCCGTGCCGCTGCTGATCCTGATCCTGTTCTGCCTGCTGTTCCTGCCGACCGTCGGCGTCCCGATGACGGCCTTCCGGGCGCTGGCCCTGGGCCTGACGCTCTACAACATGGCCGTCCTGGCCGAGATCTTCCGCGCCGGGATCCTATCGGTCGACCGCGGTCAGCGAGAGGCGGCCTTCGCGCTGGGCATGCGCAAGACGCAGGTGATGACGCTGGTCCTGCTGCCGCAGGCGGTGCGCCGCATGCTGCCGGTACTGGTCGCGCAGCTCGTCGTCCTGCTCAAGGACTCGTCACTGGGCTTCATCGTCGGCTACGTCGAGCTCCTGCGGACCGCGCGCAGCCTGGTCGAGTTCTTCAACTTCCAGTTCGGCAGCCAGTACACCTTCCAGCTCTACGTGGCCGCCGGCCTCATCTACATCGTCCTCAACGTGGTGCTGTCACAGCTGGCGCGCACCATCGAGAAGCGCACCCGCAGCAGCAGCAAGACGGCAGCGGCCAAGGAGATCGAGCTCCCGGCCGACGTGCAGATGGGCGGGGGCGGCGGTCCCGTCTGA
- a CDS encoding regulatory protein RecX, which yields MPAADDAPPGDPADDPGDPESVARAICLRALTGSAKTRQQLADLLARRGVPEEAAEAVLDRFGEVGLIDDAAFARAWVSSRQAGRGLARRALKSELRAKGVDGEDAQQALALVDDEDERVSARRLVERRLPSLRRVDRVTATRRLVGMLARKGYGGGLAGAVVREVLDETGFGTHPEGDGWEDDLP from the coding sequence GTGCCCGCCGCGGACGACGCGCCTCCCGGGGACCCCGCCGACGACCCGGGCGACCCGGAGTCCGTCGCCCGCGCCATCTGCCTGCGGGCGCTGACCGGCTCGGCGAAGACCCGCCAGCAGCTCGCCGACCTGCTCGCGCGGCGCGGTGTCCCCGAGGAGGCCGCCGAGGCCGTCCTCGACCGGTTCGGCGAGGTCGGACTCATCGACGACGCCGCCTTCGCCCGTGCCTGGGTGAGCTCCCGGCAGGCCGGCCGCGGCCTGGCCCGCCGCGCGCTCAAGTCCGAGCTGCGGGCCAAGGGCGTCGACGGGGAGGACGCCCAGCAGGCCCTCGCCCTCGTCGACGACGAGGACGAGCGCGTCTCCGCCCGGCGGCTCGTCGAGCGGCGGCTGCCGAGCCTGCGCCGCGTCGACCGGGTCACCGCCACCCGCCGGCTCGTCGGCATGCTCGCCCGCAAGGGCTACGGCGGAGGGCTGGCCGGGGCCGTCGTCCGCGAGGTCCTCGACGAGACCGGCTTCGGCACCCACCCCGAGGGGGACGGCTGGGAGGACGACCTGCCCTGA
- the recA gene encoding recombinase RecA, with translation MATLDRDKALDMALAQIDKQFGKGSVMRLGDTPAQAMKVIPTGSIALDIALGIGGLPRGRVVEVYGPEASGKTTVALHAVANAQAAGGIAAFIDAEHALDPDYARAIGVDTDALLVSQPDTGEQALEIADMLIRSGALDVIVIDSVAALVPRAEIEGEMGDSHVGLQARLMSQALRKITGALNNSGTTAIFINQLREKVGIVYGSPEVTTGGRALKFYSSVRLDVRRIETLKQGTDAVGSRVRVKVVKNKVAAPFKQAELDLLWGQGFSREGGLIDAGVEQGFIRKSGAWYTYEGDQLGQGKENVRTFLRDNPDLADEIEKKVKEKLGIGPQVDAPVAEPAAAPVDF, from the coding sequence ATGGCAACGCTCGACCGCGACAAGGCCCTCGACATGGCCCTGGCCCAGATCGACAAGCAGTTCGGCAAGGGCTCGGTCATGCGGCTGGGCGACACCCCGGCCCAGGCCATGAAGGTCATCCCGACCGGCTCGATCGCGCTCGACATCGCGCTCGGCATCGGCGGCCTGCCCCGCGGCCGGGTCGTCGAGGTCTACGGCCCGGAGGCCTCCGGCAAGACCACGGTCGCCCTGCACGCGGTGGCCAACGCCCAGGCCGCCGGCGGCATCGCGGCCTTCATCGACGCCGAGCACGCCCTCGACCCCGACTACGCCCGCGCCATCGGCGTCGACACCGACGCGCTGCTGGTCAGCCAGCCCGACACCGGTGAGCAGGCGCTCGAGATCGCCGACATGCTGATCCGCTCCGGCGCCCTCGACGTCATCGTCATCGACTCCGTGGCGGCCCTGGTGCCCCGCGCCGAGATCGAGGGCGAGATGGGTGACAGCCACGTCGGCCTGCAGGCCCGCCTGATGAGCCAGGCGCTGCGCAAGATCACCGGTGCCCTGAACAACTCCGGCACCACCGCGATCTTCATCAACCAGCTGCGCGAGAAGGTGGGCATCGTCTACGGCTCGCCCGAGGTCACCACCGGTGGTCGCGCGCTGAAGTTCTACTCGTCGGTGCGCCTCGACGTCCGCCGCATCGAGACCCTCAAGCAGGGCACCGACGCCGTCGGCAGCCGGGTCCGCGTCAAGGTCGTCAAGAACAAGGTGGCTGCCCCGTTCAAGCAGGCCGAGCTCGACCTGCTGTGGGGTCAGGGCTTCAGTCGTGAGGGCGGCCTCATCGACGCCGGCGTCGAGCAGGGCTTCATCCGCAAGTCCGGCGCCTGGTACACGTACGAGGGCGACCAGCTCGGCCAGGGCAAGGAGAACGTCCGCACCTTCCTGCGCGACAACCCCGACCTCGCCGACGAGATCGAGAAGAAGGTCAAGGAGAAGCTGGGCATCGGCCCGCAGGTCGATGCCCCGGTCGCTGAGCCGGCCGCTGCTCCGGTCGACTTCTGA
- a CDS encoding DUF3046 domain-containing protein, translating into MRLQEFWSRLEAHFGSMRAQSVARDHVFAALGGRTATDAIEAGLPVRRVWLAICEEYDVPPRDR; encoded by the coding sequence GTGCGCCTGCAGGAGTTCTGGTCCCGGCTCGAGGCCCACTTCGGGTCGATGCGGGCGCAGAGCGTGGCGCGCGACCACGTCTTCGCCGCCCTCGGTGGCCGCACCGCGACGGACGCCATCGAGGCGGGGCTGCCGGTGCGCCGGGTGTGGCTGGCCATCTGCGAGGAGTACGACGTCCCGCCCAGGGACCGCTGA